One window of the Labilibaculum sp. genome contains the following:
- a CDS encoding cadherin-like domain-containing protein produces the protein MKRFLKLGLGLLIASSLFVSCSDDDDNAMPNLSVNNGIVLENSATAAITGSELNVVDTDTDEIDIIYTVTIAPENGFLANTADITTSVANFTQADLTASKIVYVHDGSQALTDEFSFTVTDGDNILTGIFNISIGEKQIGYFYVLNEGSSNGSVTMINRNNEVTNNYFSSVNSGVTLGQYPQSMAINDEYAFIVVTTASGAGYVEVVTASDFVHYATIDGFSYPREIAFANGKAYVSNGNGADANYSKQNNEVYVIDLKTMTKTGQIAVGAGPEKMIVSGDKLYVANSGGWSNDDNTVSVIDVDTDKVVETVTVKSCPKDLVVDANGNVWVYCGGAPDYSNYPNVTYVNAGISKINTSSSAVTSYDLSNLTTTGIKNIAISKDEKTVYYMSDAVYAMNITDTALPTTKFIDATFYGMDVNFVNGNLWLCEGTNPGKVIVYSPAGNKLKEFTVGAMPNSTTFSY, from the coding sequence ATGAAAAGGTTTTTAAAATTGGGTTTGGGCTTGTTAATTGCAAGTTCTTTATTCGTATCGTGTTCTGATGACGATGATAATGCAATGCCGAATCTGTCGGTGAATAATGGTATTGTTCTTGAAAATAGTGCTACAGCAGCTATTACAGGATCAGAATTAAATGTTGTAGATACTGATACAGATGAAATTGATATTATATATACGGTAACAATTGCTCCTGAGAATGGTTTTCTTGCTAATACTGCTGATATTACAACTTCTGTAGCAAACTTTACTCAAGCCGATTTGACTGCTTCTAAAATTGTATACGTGCACGATGGAAGCCAAGCTTTAACTGATGAGTTTTCTTTTACAGTTACAGATGGAGACAATATATTGACAGGTATTTTTAATATTAGTATTGGTGAAAAGCAGATCGGCTATTTTTATGTGTTGAACGAAGGAAGTTCTAATGGTTCAGTTACAATGATCAATAGAAATAATGAGGTAACCAATAATTATTTTTCATCAGTAAATAGTGGAGTTACTTTAGGTCAATATCCTCAATCTATGGCAATTAATGATGAATATGCATTTATTGTTGTAACAACGGCAAGTGGTGCCGGTTATGTTGAAGTTGTTACTGCTTCCGATTTTGTACATTACGCGACTATTGATGGTTTCTCTTATCCTAGAGAAATTGCTTTTGCAAATGGAAAGGCTTACGTTTCAAATGGTAACGGAGCTGATGCTAATTATTCAAAACAGAATAATGAGGTTTACGTTATTGATTTAAAAACAATGACTAAAACCGGACAAATTGCGGTTGGTGCAGGACCAGAAAAAATGATTGTTTCAGGTGATAAGCTATATGTTGCAAACAGTGGCGGATGGTCGAACGACGACAATACTGTTTCGGTAATTGATGTTGATACAGATAAAGTCGTTGAAACAGTAACAGTAAAATCTTGTCCTAAAGATCTGGTTGTTGATGCGAATGGAAACGTCTGGGTTTATTGCGGAGGTGCTCCTGATTATTCAAACTATCCCAATGTGACTTATGTGAATGCTGGAATTTCTAAGATCAACACATCGTCCAGTGCGGTAACATCTTATGATCTATCCAATTTAACCACAACAGGAATCAAGAATATTGCGATCAGTAAAGATGAAAAAACAGTATATTATATGTCTGATGCAGTATACGCAATGAATATTACCGATACAGCTTTACCAACAACTAAATTTATTGATGCTACTTTCTACGGTATGGATGTTAATTTTGTTAATGGAAACCTTTGGTTGTGTGAAGGAACAAATCCTGGAAAAGTAATTGTTTACTCTCCTGCAGGCAACAAATTAAAAGAATTTACCGTTGGGGCAATGCCTAATTCAACTACTTTTTCTTACTAA